The genome window AAGTCATTATTGAGTAAAATTAACCTGTGACATTATATGTATCTTAAGTCCGTTTTTGTTGTATTCTTAGATTATTATACtgtctaatatattttttatattttatttcttgtaaaaaaCGGCGCACTCGCGATCATCCATGAAtccatacatttttaatatggGAAATTGTCCATACCTGCTTTAAAAAGGACGATTGCCTTAAGACAAGCGTATTCTGAGTGGTCGACTCTGAGAAGGGCGCATTTTCCCAACAATTCCCTCAATCTCCTCACTTCGTCAACGAGTACTTCTTTCCTTTCGGATGGTGTATCACTGGATACCAATGCGACCTCTTCAACGGGAAAATTCCATTGTGCAGCTGTTAGGACGAACAGTTCACTCCAAGATTCTTCCAGGAGAATGGTCTGATCTCTGTACGGCAACTAAAAGAATatcgaaagaaattaaaataaaaattcaactatAAAAGTTAAAATTCAACAAAAGTTTAAACCGTTGAAgtcaaaatttaacaaaaatttaacaTATAAAAGTTGAAATTCAACATAAGTGTGAAATGCAAAAGCTACACTTCAACAGAATAAAAAGTTGATTTAAAACATAAAAGTTCAACTTCTACAGAACAAAAACTTAAATTGCAACCCGTGACAAGTTCATGTAGCAAAATTCAATCTTACTTTCGATTAAACCTCCATATAAGtgaaaaactaatttttttaacgtacCTGTAAAAAAGAATGAATGCTCCTAGCCCATCTGACTGCAAAGAACAGCAATTTCGCCGCGAATTCGTAGATATTTTCCGTGGGCAAAATCGAAAAACTGGTTATGTATTCTGGAGACGTAGGATTGATGATCGGATGCGCTAATCGGGTGTTCACTAAATCTTCTACAACACGAAATACACCAAACATGATTAGTTAAATAGGATAATAGGATTTCTAGAACAAAAATTAATCTAAAAGTTAAGTTTATACCTTTTACAAACTTCgtagtgtccgagaaaattaaatttgaatatttcttatcaCAAACGTTAATAATATCTGAAAACATGTGAATCGGAAGATTTTGAAAAGTcgctaaaatataaataaataaattaaatgaacataaTTGGAGAATGCATTTTGTATTCCTGTATATATTCTTTTTGTGATATAGgagaataaattaagaaatatgttAACTTCATTGATTTGATTTCTTATAACATAAATCTGAGAAAATCACTGTTTATATGTTCATTGTTGATCGATCGTTATTGAAGAAAGTTTTATGTATAAAGATCCTTACCTTTCGGCTTTGTTCTAGTTTCTACCGACCCAGCCTCTTCGGAGCTGGTCACTTCGTCTTCTTTGGCAGTCGTCACTGTTAGTGGTTCTGACGATGATCGTTGCAAAAAATGTGTAGCTGCGAATTATAAAGTAGTCTCGACATTTCTGTATACGGCGAACTTGCAAAGGTGACCTATTTCTACAAATTCTTGTACTTACCGACCGATGGCGTGAACGCTTGCGTTATCGTTGGTTTGAAGGGAAACAACGCTGGATATAAAAGAGGATGATACGGATGGTTGCTTGTAGCGTGATACACGTGCGGAATTCCTGAATAAAGTCCTGTAGGACCTCTCCTTGCAGCCCCGACCAGCGAAGAAGTACTTCGTGGAGCTCTTTCGTGTTGAACCGCTATAAAAATTTCAGATTTGTTGTATTTcaaaattaagtatttaaatGGGCCACaaacattattatcattaaaacgGAAAATAATAAGAGCCAAGCTACTCGTATTTATACAAAATgagttttttataaaattgtttatgaaaAGATTTGTTTATGGTAaaattgttattcatttatttaaaatattaagaaagagTAAGAAAGATGTTCAAATTATCCATGTAATtggtattaatgtaattaatagcGTTTATACAATTATGGTTTAAACGATTGGAATTATTATAGAATGTTTGATAGTAATTAGCATGAAGGTGAGTATATACAATGAAGGAAATTTCTTTCTTGAATATCAGAGCAAGTAGTTGTctataattgattataattatcTATAACTTATACATCCTGGATATCTATAGTAATTGACTTACTTTTAATTCGTTGTAGAAAAATGTTACTACTATACTGTTGCATTTATACCATTTGTAATTCGCTTGTATTCTATTGGCAAAAGTGTGTTAATCATTTACGAATGTGCTATGttatagaaaaatacaaaaccATCCTTTCCTAATTACTACAACTTCCAAAATATTAGTCACCGTCGTTTAATATGCTCATTATAATgtctctttaaccccttgccctacaatgaAAAGTGTGACTCATAGCgaagattttcaaattaatttaaccaAAATCAATATTCTCCATTTCACATGAATCAAAGAGAAAGATTATTATGCTATTCtcaatattttactttcaaagtatacatgaatattatatttatatttgtattattaatatattttgttatatatattattaatataagttAATACATTACTACATATTACTTATGTTTATGATAAACATAAActatgtattttcaataaatgaaacatttcttcgcattttttgcaaattattaataagacaATTAGTTAGCCGATCTTAGCCGCAAAGAAAatcatatggcaaggggttaataactcCCCCAATCATAAGATTGAGAAACTCTCCGGCATTTCAATCAAAATAAATCTAACCCCGTGAAATCTGACCAGCCTATTCACATAATTgatcctttattttcattttttcacccAGTTCAACGAGAAAAACTCAAGTTGCGCACTTTTAATGGGCACCTTTCGTCCCGTCCCTCGCTAATTGATATCTCTGTGCAATCAAGTGTTTGGATTATCGGGCTGTCCTAGCTGGGTTCGAAGTGTTTACAAAAGCTGTGAACGCCGGGCTGCTCGTGACACCGCTCCACCACTCGCGGGGTCGGTTAAATTTTCGGATTCTTGCGTGAGCAAGCACAAGTGTAGAGTTTCATGTGGGTGCGAGCACCCCTTTTTTGATAGCTCCTTCGTTTGTGCGGGGACGAACGTCTCTCCATGCATTGTAATATTGTCAATGTTAGCTATGCGTATATTTGTGGATACGAGAGTCATGAATCGTGCGGGCTCCTATCATACGCAACGTTTCTGTAGATGGAAAATTGAAGTTCTGAACTCCAAAACAGTACAAGTtcactttttaacactagatttacggacatttactgtatagtttgttctatcgtttttggaaaaatgttcgttcatttagattttaggaAATAGAGGTTTAAAAGTGGACAATTAAGACacatatttgcgtaactgcccgaatcaaaatcgacccaaaatTTTACCAAATACTGTTTATACATATCAATATGAGTTAAATTGacttgttccgtaaatctagtgttaacgttatTCATATGAGTTATTGATGTATCCATTTTCAGCTTATTCCgacctatttaataatattaaaaatgtacacgtAATGAAGATGTGTGTGTAGCCAATGCTTCTAGCAATCATAAACAAAATGgataatgaataaatgaatgaagaTATAAAGAAAGATCGATTTTCTCAAAATATTGATTGATTGACTTGTGTTGTTTCTGCATTCATGGCTTCAATTATCATCTTTTGCATAATCAATCAAAAGGTTTGCTTTCGATGTAAATCGATgtgaaaatgttaaaacaaaATAGCGATCCGaagcaattcaatttttcacgaAAACATGACGAATTGTGTAGAAGAAAATGGACAACTAGATACGTGAGTAGTTGGTTGCTAACATAAGGGTTAATTGCTGGAGATTATGTTAGGAAAATTCTTGTATTAAGGAGCAATTAttcagttaataatttattgatagtTCAGTTAAGCTGCAGTATTGAGTAAACTTTTGTTCAGAGTAAACGAGTAAAAGTTCAGATTAACGAGTGAAATTGTATTCAAATAGAAATTTAcctaaataataaagtatttgtattgatttttaaCTAATTATGTTTTGTTAATTTCTCGAAATGTTACAGTGGatattcgtttaattgaattaatcgaCAAATATGAATTCAACATAATTCAACTGGAATAATCTATTTAGAAAATACGCTTGGCAACCGTAGTACTAGTATTGCATGTTGAAGTGCAATTATTCGTTTATATTCCttatatatatagataaaagaaatttaagttTTAATCACCGGTGAAACGAAGCGTACCATCTCGTTTCATGTTAACCTGAAGGCACTTGGTAAAACGACACGCTTGGCACTGATTGCGACGTGACACATCGACGATGCAGCGGCCACTGTCCTTGCAGATGTAATCCAAATTTCTATGAAAACGaaccaaatattatattatacaaatgaaTTCTTTCATCTCTTCCAACGGAATACTTGTGTGCTTTGAATATTCTGTAATCTTTATAGTACATTCTTTTTTCTATGGAAATAGTCTGCTAAACACAGTAGTTAAAATTCTATGTAACTATAGTGTACAAATATAACGTAAAAACATTACATCATTATTTCACGATACTAATTGgatttaaaacattaaacagTAAAACATTAAACTTATTTCAACCTTGAATCTAAATTTTGTTTACCTTATAGATACaggaaaaatgatttcaaagaaaattaaatgtttcttgTCGCAGTAActctttcgaaatttcaatcatTTACATACTAGtaaaaacatttataattaattaaagtagaaTGATACTGGTGTCTcataaagtaaattaattaatcttccAGTATTTAACTACCTGTACTGTCCAgtctattaatattaacttttttgaatttttatttgttcttatatattataagttattatttatatgaaaatttaaatcaCTTCTTTGTATAGACTTTCAAAAAAGTTTTTCAAACATTCGACAAAACTTCCTAGTGGTGACTATAATTTAGGGAAGACTTTCTAATTCGAGTTTTCCTGTTTTATGGGTAGATTTATCTCGAAGTCGGGACGGGATTAATTACCTTGCATACCTGCGGATTGACCGCTTAAAAAAACCACGACATCCGTCGCAGCTGGGCACTCCGTAGTGTTTTCCGGAAGCTTTGTCGCCGCAAACTTTGCACAAACTCTCAGCCCGGCTGTCCTCCATCTTGTCACCGGACCTATTCGTCATAATATTAGggcatcccataaataataccGTTTCTTAACACctctcttatttttaaaatatatcttatttgaaataaattttaaataaatattgttattgtttcattctacttattattacttttaaaaattaattgcattatCCATGGATAATgaagaagaatatattttaaattaaaaatactttgtttatattcttttgaaaaaaatgaaagtaaaaacagaaagaatattaaaaagaattttcctttattGATTCTTTGTTAACGAGATATATGTTATTTGTAAGTTACATAAATTATAAGTgtgtatacataaaatatataatgcagtaaaaagtttatttaatgaTCTTCAATCAATATTGtttataagatatatttattaagtaGGAATGAAACTATGCATACGCTCACCAAAAAAGGATATTGTTTTCACATTAAATAATAGTAGAAACAAACGACGAAAGAGacagttattaacactagaactatcacacCCGTCAAATATAcgattttcagttttcttatctcgcaattattaatatttttaaagtgttaaatatctcaattgattataagaaataaatagtttctcttaaatactacaatgaatacatgaagaaatcgataaaaaatctattattacaatttttataaggattacacattaatcatattaaaagttcggtaattctaatgttaaaatttagtttatGGCGATTTATCCAAATGTTAGTAAAAAAAGAACAGATAACAATGTACTATACTCTGTTAAGCTTAACCTTACTTCCTTTCTTACTTCCCTTTTCTCAAGAATTGTTCAGTATCCCTAGTGAAATGATGATGGCAGTTTTACCTTTCATCGAAGTATATAGACTTCTCATTACGTGCAATTTTCAGCAACGTGACTCTAGACACAATAATCGTGACAGTTCCTGTAATAGTTCGTTCAATGAAAGAACTTATAGACACCGAGCGACGAGTTGTTGCATATTGCACATTCCATAATAAGCGACTCGCGGATTGTTAAACATCGCTTACTGGCAAGTTTCGATTCCTCAATGCTTACGACTCACTGACTTTGAACTCATGAATTTTAGAATCTGTCACAGTAAATATAGCTGTAAAACCTCGCgaacatatttcaataaatcgaGCGAATACGGTATTTGTTGAATTTTCAGGATGAAAACACTTTATACGATTTTACCTTACTATTATCGCACGCATgcgaattttatgaattttaaacagCCATTTAAatcaagttttattttattttctacttctTCCAACTTACATATTGTAatctttttcttaaatttctggTGCCGTCTGAATTTAGagacctttaaccccttgcctacGGCAGAATTTTGTATCAGCGCGAATCTCTAATAAAAGTGttccaaaatttaattaatgaaatgaaataaagaaaaaattaatgggGTTAGTGAAATTTCTAAGGATTTATAATTAGTGTAAACAAATCAGATCTTTTTACTTGGTCCATTTTCCACAAGATAAGTCGTTAAAGACTAGAATCTAAAATGACTTCATTATCTTTAGTGACATGTCAAAATTTCCAAGAAAAGAACATTTCGTTAAAAAAGAACAGGGGAATCGCAATACAAAGAATTATTTCTTaaagttacatttttttaacacCAAATCATATCTCATGTatgcataaaaattattaatttaagtgTAGGTATTTTCAGGAAATTTTCAATGACATAAAAATATCTACAGAAATGGCATTTAGACATGAACAGCTAAATACATTTTCAGAGTGAGTGATAAAATCAGCGACAACCTAGAAATTTCTGAAAACGTTCAAAAGAAGTATTCCAATCATCCACCAAAACTAATAGGTATACTTTTCCTTCGAAATACCGTCGCATTTTTACAATCAATAAAATTAGTTTCCGTTCAAATTTCAAATGACAggtgttataaataaaaaccaCTGTACTTCTCAAAATGCATCGTAGATTTTCATAGTAATCACAAGCAAGAATTGAAAATAGTTATGTTATGGGTtacggttcttgaaacagttatgaagatccgaaataaagtcataactgttattcggtgaATTGATGTCTGTTTCGATTTTTAATATCCATTGATATTGATtctatatcggttctataactgttattttttggTTTCGAAAGAAATGCAGAATCGAAACATGGAATCCAAATACAGAAACGAAAAATaagttatagaaccgatataataccGGTTCTGAAGAACTGGAAGTGAAACCGATATAGCTCAGAACAAATATACCAAACAATAAcaattatgactttatttcggtttTCCATAACTGCTTCAGTCAGAAtcgatatacagggtggacagcaaagcgtgatcagcttagattatgcTTACCATTCCTGTTTAATAAGCTTTAAGGATCTTGCAAAACTCTTCAATTACGAGTTCTCTtcagtttttttagatttaGAAGAAAACATCTGTTATGATGCTTGTCGAATTCGTCTCAGGCGACTTTATCAAAACTGGAGGTGACCTTGATAACTCTAGGGAAAAAAGGGTTGACAAAAAGTTTGgtagaatcatcttaaagctctccttgaaccatgttattttagctaacaaaattttcgatcgaaccgctagcaacagaataatctaagctgatcacgcttcgtggtTCACTCTgtgtaacagtttcaaacagttgtGTTCAGAACCATTTCAACCCCTGATCACAACAAACAGTGTAATGTCTCAAAATCCCCGGCGTGGCGGCCCGAAGGTCAAAGTTAAAGCATCCTTTACCCTCTCGATGACTTTTGCAACCCCTTTTCAAGTCGACTCATAGATTCTCTACTTCCCGGACCTCACCTTGTCCTTCCTCCCTGTCCCTCCCTCGGGATAATGGGGTTCCCTCTTTGTCGAAGGCTCTCGGGGCGACGCCGCCGCGGTCTTTCCCGTTCTAATAGGACGTCGTGCCACCTGTACGGTTCACAGACTCAATAATGCATCGGTGACGTGGAGCATCGCTCAGCCTCGTCGATGGTAAACCACCGACAGAGTCCCGGCCGGATGATGCCGCACTCCGCCGCACCCCTTCACCCAAAGACCAGTTTCACCCGACACCGTCATTACTGCCACCGCTGGGAGATCTCTGACTTCTTAATAGTCCACCCCCTAACCTGCCAGAAGGGCGGCCCTCGCGTGTGTGAGCGTTAACCTgacataatattttcattgccCAATGACCACCTCTGTCCTCCGCGCGACGAGAATGTGCTACATATATCATTGAAGCATACGGCTACTATCACGGGAaatcatttctttcatttcgcgTTCTTGTTCTCGCTAGTGAACGAATGACGGTGGTTACTGtggaataattttgtttttacttcgTGAACAGTTGGTAGTTTGTTGGGTGTATTTGAGCGTAACTGCTTTTGATTATGAGTTATTGTCGCAGAGTAATTTTTGTTgaactttttcatttcttcattttagTTGACAGATAAATGACGATGATAACTGtcgaataattttgtttttattttgtggGCTGTCGATAGGTACTTAGATTGTTGATAGTGTTCAAGCGTGAAGAAATTCTCGTGTGTTATTTGTTGTACTGTAGataattgttgaatattttagtaaagaattttttaaatatctattataTATAGTTGTTTTTATTAGAACAATATATATGAAGGTCAATGTTATCGGTACGATATCCCTTAAAATACGTAAATATCTACGGGTGATTATTTCAAGGTAATGAAttgtaaagtaatttttaaatctacGATGTTCGAAATATTATGGAAAATAGAATTGCAGAATGTTTTGTAAAGAatagaattatattacttttaaaaatcacaatagaaaaaattcatttttcaattaatgtattcattttatttattttatttgattttaattaaaattcatttatctctaattgtttaaaatttgcaTTCTAATAATTATCATGAGTCAGAGTGTTGTACGGAATAATATACAACGTTAAATCGTGTTGGTTCTCTCTTACGTAGTCAGAAGGGAGCAAATTACTTAACTCTGTTTACATGAACATCAACCATCTTTTCGCATGCACGTAACATATGCCACATTTTCGACGGATACAAATTACCTGGCACTCGATACAACTGTGAAAAGTCAAATCCAATCCTCTTTCTcccaacaaaataaaataaacgaataagtacaatatacaaaataaactaATTTAAACGGTAATCATTTAACCACTTACCTTACAATACCGTAACAGACCCGTagcaaagatttcaaacagaatttaacaaatataaatatacgtgGGTTGCTACAAAAAGTAATGACTACCGTTCTTCTAAATATTCTCCTTcgatattaatacatattctaCTATGTTGTGTTAGCACTTCCTAAACTTAAAAATGTGAAGTTTtacgaaaataaacaattgaatGACAGTAGATTTCCGAAACTTTTGCTGCAACCGACGTAGTATTCAATCCTTTCAactccaaataaaatattatgtttccgTCATTATTCTATTAACATAGAATGatggatttttttcttttctagtgaactataaacaataaaataatttattgtaggTGAGCAAGAAATCatagcgcaaagggttaaacaatttgATGTATCGATCTTATCTTTCATTATGTGCAATGATAATTGCTGAAAATGAATTACGTTCCATCGAAATTCGAAAAGATTCGTCGTCAacttaatttcaaacaaaatcattttgaataaaatgaaagagaagaccgaattattttcaaagacaGTTTAATAAGCGACCATCTATCATAGGAACTTCGACAAGCTTGTCACAGTTGCACCGCAATTTTGGTTAATGCCAATCCGATGACTTTTCGATAGTCCTGTGTCGAGTGCAGCGTGTCGAAAGTTCTTTGTGGGACATAAGCTGTCAATTGGAAATTCAAGAGACCCATGCAAATTTTTTCCCCGTCACGTCACGTGCATCCTTTCGCATAAAAAATACAGATCGATTATCTGGGTGGAAAGCTGAGACATCATCTGCGCGTATATTCCTTGCGAAAATTTCGGTTCCATTCACTTTTTCTTCATTTGCCTTTTTCACAGTGGATATTCCATTGAATATAGGCCGTCATAGATTCGTTTACAGAAATTGTAATGGAATAAAAATTCAGTTACACTATTCAAGATTCCGTTCAGTTTTAACCCTCTAAAACCGTAATTTTTTTTCGATCTATAGAAAAACATATGTAACGtccaattaataaatattaacctctaagtacaaattaacaatgtattcaataatttaaataaatttgttataatgaatgtattttataattttagagTTATAACGCCAGAAAACCTTTACATTCGTGGTGCATAAATCTTGAGTTAATTAatcgtttaatttcattcagCACCTCGagaaaaaaaattaagtaaatcaATGAGATGTCCatatattaactttattaatCTGTTTAGGATATAATACACGTTTTATACCCCACTAGTGCTAGCAATAAATTACGTACATATTTACAAGGATATATTAATCCATTCGCGACGCAAAACGTAGCCCTACATTAGTTTAAATTCTTTAgctaaatacattttattacaaaacattgtttttatagacatttgtaatgtttcattttttataactttGAGCAACATATGATTATAAGTGTCATActgagatttaatattttttatattcgcaTACCTACAAATAACAAAACCTTGACGTACTTAGCCACAgacttttggaaattatattaaattaaaattatatatggttatacatatatattgaaattatatgtaattataattgtataattattcagCTATGTAAACGTTTTGTCCGGCTATCGGCCGTCAcaaaagtgttaacactaaactaccgagcagttcaattgtctttttaaaattcctctatagaaactccaagagtgcatttatggagactttaattaatttacaattcaatttgtgtattgctaactcaatttctttaataaattctcagaaATACATTTGTCccatctgatagttttagtgttaacaagcCTCTTAATAGAATACTCTAATAAATATCTGCAATAGAAAATCGAAAGTTTTCTTTTAGGTGAATGGCTCGAGTTTTACCCGTCacgaaaattacttttaatttttttattgactttttttcttttaaccttATGATATCGGTATCATTCATTGTTCGTGTATAATGGAAATTTCGGAAGAGGGTTCGTTGAAAAAAGGCACGTGGCGTTAAGCATCCCTTTCAAGCGATCGTGAGGAGGGTCGTGCTGAGTAATTATCACCTGGACCAgtcgtatacaaaaattaccAATTAACCGTGGTCGAAATGTACTATATTATTACACATGTAATTACtaatgtttaataacattttgCATTATATCAACCCTTAACGGTGTAGAAATACATTAAGTTTGCTTActgttttacataaaatatacaaaaaacaacaataataataataacaacgatgaaaataataacatgtttttatatattacagGATTGATCCGTTAATGGTTaaaggttaaataaaatttattatagtgTACATTATCAAAGCctttaatattccaaataatataaatatcaaagctTTCAGTATGCATTTTCCAAGGACTATGTTAGAAATAAATCTAAGTagtattagaaaatttgttttaatttaaataaaaataaaataattacatatcgttactttatttaataatatatcttaGATTTTGtttaagtaataattttgtaGACCAATGTTATTTCAACCAACAgtagaaataatgttacaaTTCGCAATACctacatttttcttttcgaaTAGATAAATTTCCAGTGCGTAAAGTGCAGGAAATGCGTTCAGTATTTGAAAACAGCTttgtcctcaaagggttaataaataattcaacatcCGCTCCTTCGCGTGCAACAACCCCACAGGTTtgtctattatttattaaattgctaTTGTTACTAATTATCATGTAGTCTATTAGATTTCATCAGATCCCatatttttagttaatttaCACAGATATCATATTTCTAGTTATTTtagataaataacttttttcCAGTTATCACAGACACATgaatattaactattttaaCGGTCAAGCGTGTTAATCaatgtcaatattttattaaataaagggAGATCATTTGGAAGAGGAACAGGAAGTCGAATTTGACTCCTAAAccgattttaatttaatgacGGCTGCGTGAAATTAGTTTCGGTCGCGCACGTGCGCGTTTCACACGAGTGGCAGTGATTGCGTGACTCGCTTGGATACACCGTGCACGACAGCCATGTACGTACACAACTGTTCCGAGATATCCATGACTTCGTGTATCAGATATTTTTCTGGTTTCTGCGGTACCAGCTGGACAACTGGTGCACGAATATTCCTTgtcgattattttattaatactctaCTTTGTCCATTGAGAATGCTTCCATTAACTTT of Nomia melanderi isolate GNS246 chromosome 5, iyNomMela1, whole genome shotgun sequence contains these proteins:
- the LOC116431000 gene encoding photoreceptor-specific nuclear receptor isoform X7, with amino-acid sequence MQAVQHERAPRSTSSLVGAARRGPTGLYSGIPHVYHATSNHPYHPLLYPALFPFKPTITQAFTPSVATHFLQRSSSEPLTVTTAKEDEVTSSEEAGSVETRTKPKDIINVCDKKYSNLIFSDTTKFVKEDLVNTRLAHPIINPTSPEYITSFSILPTENIYEFAAKLLFFAVRWARSIHSFLQLPYRDQTILLEESWSELFVLTAAQWNFPVEEVALVSSDTPSERKEVLVDEVRRLRELLGKCALLRVDHSEYACLKAIVLFKAESRGLCERGRITALQEQTVTVFCERDSRRVGRLLLLLPSARALCRSTLQELLFKPTVGDVSIERLLGDMVSALRPT
- the LOC116431000 gene encoding nuclear receptor subfamily 2 group F member 6 isoform X2, whose protein sequence is MEDSRAESLCKVCGDKASGKHYGVPSCDGCRGFFKRSIRRNLDYICKDSGRCIVDVSRRNQCQACRFTKCLQVNMKRDGTLRFTAVQHERAPRSTSSLVGAARRGPTGLYSGIPHVYHATSNHPYHPLLYPALFPFKPTITQAFTPSVATHFLQRSSSEPLTVTTAKEDEVTSSEEAGSVETRTKPKDIINVCDKKYSNLIFSDTTKFVKEDLVNTRLAHPIINPTSPEYITSFSILPTENIYEFAAKLLFFAVRWARSIHSFLQLPYRDQTILLEESWSELFVLTAAQWNFPVEEVALVSSDTPSERKEVLVDEVRRLRELLGKCALLRVDHSEYACLKAIVLFKAESRGLCERGRITALQEQTVTVFCERDSRRVGRLLLLLPSARALCRSTLQELLFKPTVGDVSIERLLGDMVSALRPT
- the LOC116431000 gene encoding nuclear receptor subfamily 2 group F member 6 isoform X4; translated protein: MEDSRAESLCKVCGDKASGKHYGVPSCDGCRGFFKRSIRRNLDYICKDSGRCIVDVSRRNQCQACRFTKCLQVNMKRDAVQHERAPRSTSSLVGAARRGPTGLYSGIPHVYHATSNHPYHPLLYPALFPFKPTITQAFTPSVATHFLQRSSSEPLTVTTAKEDEVTSSEEAGSVETRTKPKDIINVCDKKYSNLIFSDTTKFVKEDLVNTRLAHPIINPTSPEYITSFSILPTENIYEFAAKLLFFAVRWARSIHSFLQLPYRDQTILLEESWSELFVLTAAQWNFPVEEVALVSSDTPSERKEVLVDEVRRLRELLGKCALLRVDHSEYACLKAIVLFKAESRGLCERGRITALQEQTVTVFCERDSRRVGRLLLLLPSARALCRSTLQELLFKPTVGDVSIERLLGDMVSALRPT
- the LOC116431000 gene encoding nuclear receptor subfamily 2 group E member 1 isoform X1; the protein is MEDSRAESLCKVCGDKASGKHYGVPSCDGCRGFFKRSIRRYARNLDYICKDSGRCIVDVSRRNQCQACRFTKCLQVNMKRDGTLRFTAVQHERAPRSTSSLVGAARRGPTGLYSGIPHVYHATSNHPYHPLLYPALFPFKPTITQAFTPSVATHFLQRSSSEPLTVTTAKEDEVTSSEEAGSVETRTKPKDIINVCDKKYSNLIFSDTTKFVKEDLVNTRLAHPIINPTSPEYITSFSILPTENIYEFAAKLLFFAVRWARSIHSFLQLPYRDQTILLEESWSELFVLTAAQWNFPVEEVALVSSDTPSERKEVLVDEVRRLRELLGKCALLRVDHSEYACLKAIVLFKAESRGLCERGRITALQEQTVTVFCERDSRRVGRLLLLLPSARALCRSTLQELLFKPTVGDVSIERLLGDMVSALRPT
- the LOC116431000 gene encoding nuclear receptor subfamily 2 group E member 1 isoform X3; the encoded protein is MEDSRAESLCKVCGDKASGKHYGVPSCDGCRGFFKRSIRRYARNLDYICKDSGRCIVDVSRRNQCQACRFTKCLQVNMKRDAVQHERAPRSTSSLVGAARRGPTGLYSGIPHVYHATSNHPYHPLLYPALFPFKPTITQAFTPSVATHFLQRSSSEPLTVTTAKEDEVTSSEEAGSVETRTKPKDIINVCDKKYSNLIFSDTTKFVKEDLVNTRLAHPIINPTSPEYITSFSILPTENIYEFAAKLLFFAVRWARSIHSFLQLPYRDQTILLEESWSELFVLTAAQWNFPVEEVALVSSDTPSERKEVLVDEVRRLRELLGKCALLRVDHSEYACLKAIVLFKAESRGLCERGRITALQEQTVTVFCERDSRRVGRLLLLLPSARALCRSTLQELLFKPTVGDVSIERLLGDMVSALRPT
- the LOC116431000 gene encoding nuclear receptor subfamily 2 group E member 1 isoform X6 produces the protein MEDSRAESLCKVCGDKASGKHYGVPSCDGCRGFFKRSIRRYARNLDYICKDSGRCIVDVSRRNQCQACRFTKCLQVNMKRDAVQHERAPRSTSSLVGAARRGPTGLYSGIPHVYHATSNHPYHPLLYPALFPFKPTITQAFTPSVATHFLQRSSSEPLTVTTAKEDEVTSSEEAGSVETRTKPKEDLVNTRLAHPIINPTSPEYITSFSILPTENIYEFAAKLLFFAVRWARSIHSFLQLPYRDQTILLEESWSELFVLTAAQWNFPVEEVALVSSDTPSERKEVLVDEVRRLRELLGKCALLRVDHSEYACLKAIVLFKAESRGLCERGRITALQEQTVTVFCERDSRRVGRLLLLLPSARALCRSTLQELLFKPTVGDVSIERLLGDMVSALRPT